AACCATTGACCATGTTAATACATAAAGGATCTAAGCATGACTCTGAATTATTCCCTGAAATAATGGAAAAACTAAGAAAAAGAAGAATAATAAGAAACAAAGACATTATAATAGCAGATAAAGGATATATAAGTTTTAATAATTATCGTGAGGGAATTTTAAAGTATAAAATAGTTCCATTAATATTTCCAAAAGAAAACATGAAAATAAACAAAATTTTAAGCCAATTCAATTATCCTTTAGAATATTTCAAAGTTAAAAACAAAAAAGAAGACATTTACAAAGAATTAGTTTCTAAATTCAAAAAACTAATCACCAAATGGAAGAAATTTAAAAAAATAAGAGGAAAAATCGAAGATTTCTTCAAATTAACCAAAAAAGGACTGAAAAATAACAAATTCCACAAATATACAAAAGAATCCATAGCAAAAACAAGTTATCTGCTTGTACTTTTAACAGGACTCATCATAAAACAAGGATACAACGAATCAGAGAGCATGCAAAAGCTCTCAGAAACCTAAAAATCTAGCACCCTAAAACTATTTTAAAACTATTTTATCAAAATATTAATATAGAATAACTTATTATATAAAAATTATATAAGAA
The sequence above is a segment of the Methanobrevibacter arboriphilus JCM 13429 = DSM 1125 genome. Coding sequences within it:
- a CDS encoding transposase: QILEFVIKTLNKEFKPIKRGKRTVLIDGTDIQVDMNWNKQNYTKKFLEKKGLYWAKSASKGFYIGFKLTLALDYHTGQPLTMLIHKGSKHDSELFPEIMEKLRKRRIIRNKDIIIADKGYISFNNYREGILKYKIVPLIFPKENMKINKILSQFNYPLEYFKVKNKKEDIYKELVSKFKKLITKWKKFKKIRGKIEDFFKLTKKGLKNNKFHKYTKESIAKTSYLLVLLTGLIIKQGYNESESMQKLSET